From the genome of Xiphophorus couchianus chromosome 6, X_couchianus-1.0, whole genome shotgun sequence, one region includes:
- the LOC114146960 gene encoding homer protein homolog 3-like isoform X3, with product MFPHHREREQPIFSTRAHVFQIDPTTKRNWIPASKHAVTVSFFYDANRNAYRIISVGGTKAIINCTVTPSMTFTKTSQKFGQWADSRANTVYGLGFATEQQLHQFSEKFKEVKDAARLAREKSQDKELANTALTIAAPQFSQSPPVMCVNGPEDKLFRSQSADITLASEKERIKKMLSEGSICEINLEAELFTLQDSNSKLVAALHEANANVEQWKRQLAAYQGETERLREQVSELEAHGGQGPSELLKDELTQSLEELEALLKAKDEEIHILQSKKAEYHEMEHERDEAILRLREMEMRSSELERRIQNTEQTLSNSLEERDRMDTEIQRAIEILDIKIFDLNDLRQSLVKLLDK from the exons GGAGCAGCCGATATTCAGCACTCGTGCCCATGTTTTCCAGATTGATCCCACCACCAAGAGGAACTGGATACCTGCTAGCAAGCATGCTGTGACAGTGTCCTTCTTCTATGATGCCAACCGCAACGCCTATCGTATTATTAGTGTGGGTGGAACCAAA GCAATTATCAACTGCACTGTTACACCAAGCATGACATTTACTAAGACATCTCAGAAGTTTGGTCAGTGGGCCGACAGCAGAGCCAATACTGTCTATGGACTGGGTTTTGCCACGGAACAGCAGTTGCATCAg ttttcagaGAAGTTCAAGGAGGTTAAAGATGCTGCTCGTTTGGCCCGAGAAAAATCTCAGGACAAAGAACTAGCCAACACGGCTCTCACAATTGCAGCCCCTCAG TTCTCACAG TCTCCCCCAGTGATGTGTGTGAATGGACCAGAGGATAAGCTGTTTCGCAGCCAGAGTGCAGATATCACCCTGGCCTCTGAGAAGGAGAGAATTAAGAAGATGCTGTCGGAAGG atcTATTTGTGAGATTAACCTGGAAGCTGAGCTTTTCACTCTACAGGACAGTAACTCTAAGTTGGTGGCGGCTTTGCATGAGGCCAACGCTAATGTGGAACAATGGAAGAGACAATTAGCAGCTTATCAGGGGGAGACTGAAAGACTCAGAGAAcag GTTTCTGAACTAGAAGCCCATGGAGGCCAGGGACCCAGCGAGCTGCTGAAGGACGAGCTAACCCAgtccctggaggagctggaggcctTGCTGAAGGCCAAAGATGAG gaaattcacattttacaaagtAAGAAGGCAGAGTACCATGAGATGGAACATGAGCGGGATGAAGCCATTCTCAGATTAAGG GAAATGGAGATGCGAAGCTCAGAGTTGGAGCGTCGCATCCAGAACACAGAGCAGACACTAAGTAATTCTCTGGAGGAACGAGATCGCATGGATACTGAGATCCAGAGGGCCATAGAAATTCTGGACATTAAGATCTTTGACCTGAACGATCTTCGGCAAAGCCTTGTTAAACTTCTTGACAAATAA
- the LOC114146960 gene encoding homer protein homolog 3-like isoform X4: protein MFPHHREREQPIFSTRAHVFQIDPTTKRNWIPASKHAVTVSFFYDANRNAYRIISVGGTKAIINCTVTPSMTFTKTSQKFGQWADSRANTVYGLGFATEQQLHQFSEKFKEVKDAARLAREKSQDKELANTALTIAAPQSPPVMCVNGPEDKLFRSQSADITLASEKERIKKMLSEGSICEINLEAELFTLQDSNSKLVAALHEANANVEQWKRQLAAYQGETERLREQVSELEAHGGQGPSELLKDELTQSLEELEALLKAKDEEIHILQSKKAEYHEMEHERDEAILRLREMEMRSSELERRIQNTEQTLSNSLEERDRMDTEIQRAIEILDIKIFDLNDLRQSLVKLLDK from the exons GGAGCAGCCGATATTCAGCACTCGTGCCCATGTTTTCCAGATTGATCCCACCACCAAGAGGAACTGGATACCTGCTAGCAAGCATGCTGTGACAGTGTCCTTCTTCTATGATGCCAACCGCAACGCCTATCGTATTATTAGTGTGGGTGGAACCAAA GCAATTATCAACTGCACTGTTACACCAAGCATGACATTTACTAAGACATCTCAGAAGTTTGGTCAGTGGGCCGACAGCAGAGCCAATACTGTCTATGGACTGGGTTTTGCCACGGAACAGCAGTTGCATCAg ttttcagaGAAGTTCAAGGAGGTTAAAGATGCTGCTCGTTTGGCCCGAGAAAAATCTCAGGACAAAGAACTAGCCAACACGGCTCTCACAATTGCAGCCCCTCAG TCTCCCCCAGTGATGTGTGTGAATGGACCAGAGGATAAGCTGTTTCGCAGCCAGAGTGCAGATATCACCCTGGCCTCTGAGAAGGAGAGAATTAAGAAGATGCTGTCGGAAGG atcTATTTGTGAGATTAACCTGGAAGCTGAGCTTTTCACTCTACAGGACAGTAACTCTAAGTTGGTGGCGGCTTTGCATGAGGCCAACGCTAATGTGGAACAATGGAAGAGACAATTAGCAGCTTATCAGGGGGAGACTGAAAGACTCAGAGAAcag GTTTCTGAACTAGAAGCCCATGGAGGCCAGGGACCCAGCGAGCTGCTGAAGGACGAGCTAACCCAgtccctggaggagctggaggcctTGCTGAAGGCCAAAGATGAG gaaattcacattttacaaagtAAGAAGGCAGAGTACCATGAGATGGAACATGAGCGGGATGAAGCCATTCTCAGATTAAGG GAAATGGAGATGCGAAGCTCAGAGTTGGAGCGTCGCATCCAGAACACAGAGCAGACACTAAGTAATTCTCTGGAGGAACGAGATCGCATGGATACTGAGATCCAGAGGGCCATAGAAATTCTGGACATTAAGATCTTTGACCTGAACGATCTTCGGCAAAGCCTTGTTAAACTTCTTGACAAATAA
- the LOC114146960 gene encoding homer protein homolog 3-like isoform X1 codes for MFPHHREREQPIFSTRAHVFQIDPTTKRNWIPASKHAVTVSFFYDANRNAYRIISVGGTKAIINCTVTPSMTFTKTSQKFGQWADSRANTVYGLGFATEQQLHQFSEKFKEVKDAARLAREKSQDKELANTALTIAAPQFSQDLSDELQSPPVMCVNGPEDKLFRSQSADITLASEKERIKKMLSEGSICEINLEAELFTLQDSNSKLVAALHEANANVEQWKRQLAAYQGETERLREQVSELEAHGGQGPSELLKDELTQSLEELEALLKAKDEEIHILQSKKAEYHEMEHERDEAILRLREMEMRSSELERRIQNTEQTLSNSLEERDRMDTEIQRAIEILDIKIFDLNDLRQSLVKLLDK; via the exons GGAGCAGCCGATATTCAGCACTCGTGCCCATGTTTTCCAGATTGATCCCACCACCAAGAGGAACTGGATACCTGCTAGCAAGCATGCTGTGACAGTGTCCTTCTTCTATGATGCCAACCGCAACGCCTATCGTATTATTAGTGTGGGTGGAACCAAA GCAATTATCAACTGCACTGTTACACCAAGCATGACATTTACTAAGACATCTCAGAAGTTTGGTCAGTGGGCCGACAGCAGAGCCAATACTGTCTATGGACTGGGTTTTGCCACGGAACAGCAGTTGCATCAg ttttcagaGAAGTTCAAGGAGGTTAAAGATGCTGCTCGTTTGGCCCGAGAAAAATCTCAGGACAAAGAACTAGCCAACACGGCTCTCACAATTGCAGCCCCTCAG TTCTCACAG GACCTCTCGGATGAACTCCAGTCTCCCCCAGTGATGTGTGTGAATGGACCAGAGGATAAGCTGTTTCGCAGCCAGAGTGCAGATATCACCCTGGCCTCTGAGAAGGAGAGAATTAAGAAGATGCTGTCGGAAGG atcTATTTGTGAGATTAACCTGGAAGCTGAGCTTTTCACTCTACAGGACAGTAACTCTAAGTTGGTGGCGGCTTTGCATGAGGCCAACGCTAATGTGGAACAATGGAAGAGACAATTAGCAGCTTATCAGGGGGAGACTGAAAGACTCAGAGAAcag GTTTCTGAACTAGAAGCCCATGGAGGCCAGGGACCCAGCGAGCTGCTGAAGGACGAGCTAACCCAgtccctggaggagctggaggcctTGCTGAAGGCCAAAGATGAG gaaattcacattttacaaagtAAGAAGGCAGAGTACCATGAGATGGAACATGAGCGGGATGAAGCCATTCTCAGATTAAGG GAAATGGAGATGCGAAGCTCAGAGTTGGAGCGTCGCATCCAGAACACAGAGCAGACACTAAGTAATTCTCTGGAGGAACGAGATCGCATGGATACTGAGATCCAGAGGGCCATAGAAATTCTGGACATTAAGATCTTTGACCTGAACGATCTTCGGCAAAGCCTTGTTAAACTTCTTGACAAATAA
- the LOC114146960 gene encoding homer protein homolog 3-like isoform X2: protein MFPHHREREQPIFSTRAHVFQIDPTTKRNWIPASKHAVTVSFFYDANRNAYRIISVGGTKAIINCTVTPSMTFTKTSQKFGQWADSRANTVYGLGFATEQQLHQFSEKFKEVKDAARLAREKSQDKELANTALTIAAPQDLSDELQSPPVMCVNGPEDKLFRSQSADITLASEKERIKKMLSEGSICEINLEAELFTLQDSNSKLVAALHEANANVEQWKRQLAAYQGETERLREQVSELEAHGGQGPSELLKDELTQSLEELEALLKAKDEEIHILQSKKAEYHEMEHERDEAILRLREMEMRSSELERRIQNTEQTLSNSLEERDRMDTEIQRAIEILDIKIFDLNDLRQSLVKLLDK, encoded by the exons GGAGCAGCCGATATTCAGCACTCGTGCCCATGTTTTCCAGATTGATCCCACCACCAAGAGGAACTGGATACCTGCTAGCAAGCATGCTGTGACAGTGTCCTTCTTCTATGATGCCAACCGCAACGCCTATCGTATTATTAGTGTGGGTGGAACCAAA GCAATTATCAACTGCACTGTTACACCAAGCATGACATTTACTAAGACATCTCAGAAGTTTGGTCAGTGGGCCGACAGCAGAGCCAATACTGTCTATGGACTGGGTTTTGCCACGGAACAGCAGTTGCATCAg ttttcagaGAAGTTCAAGGAGGTTAAAGATGCTGCTCGTTTGGCCCGAGAAAAATCTCAGGACAAAGAACTAGCCAACACGGCTCTCACAATTGCAGCCCCTCAG GACCTCTCGGATGAACTCCAGTCTCCCCCAGTGATGTGTGTGAATGGACCAGAGGATAAGCTGTTTCGCAGCCAGAGTGCAGATATCACCCTGGCCTCTGAGAAGGAGAGAATTAAGAAGATGCTGTCGGAAGG atcTATTTGTGAGATTAACCTGGAAGCTGAGCTTTTCACTCTACAGGACAGTAACTCTAAGTTGGTGGCGGCTTTGCATGAGGCCAACGCTAATGTGGAACAATGGAAGAGACAATTAGCAGCTTATCAGGGGGAGACTGAAAGACTCAGAGAAcag GTTTCTGAACTAGAAGCCCATGGAGGCCAGGGACCCAGCGAGCTGCTGAAGGACGAGCTAACCCAgtccctggaggagctggaggcctTGCTGAAGGCCAAAGATGAG gaaattcacattttacaaagtAAGAAGGCAGAGTACCATGAGATGGAACATGAGCGGGATGAAGCCATTCTCAGATTAAGG GAAATGGAGATGCGAAGCTCAGAGTTGGAGCGTCGCATCCAGAACACAGAGCAGACACTAAGTAATTCTCTGGAGGAACGAGATCGCATGGATACTGAGATCCAGAGGGCCATAGAAATTCTGGACATTAAGATCTTTGACCTGAACGATCTTCGGCAAAGCCTTGTTAAACTTCTTGACAAATAA
- the LOC114146960 gene encoding homer protein homolog 3-like isoform X5, whose amino-acid sequence MFPHHREREQPIFSTRAHVFQIDPTTKRNWIPASKHAVTVSFFYDANRNAYRIISVGGTKAIINCTVTPSMTFTKTSQKFGQWADSRANTVYGLGFATEQQLHQFSEKFKEVKDAARLAREKSQDKELANTALTIAAPQFSQDLSDELQSPPVMCVNGPEDKLFRSQSADITLASEKERIKKMLSEGSICEINLEAELFTLQDSNSKLVAALHEANANVEQWKRQLAAYQGETERLREQVSELEAHGGQGPSELLKDELTQSLEELEALLKAKDEEMEMRSSELERRIQNTEQTLSNSLEERDRMDTEIQRAIEILDIKIFDLNDLRQSLVKLLDK is encoded by the exons GGAGCAGCCGATATTCAGCACTCGTGCCCATGTTTTCCAGATTGATCCCACCACCAAGAGGAACTGGATACCTGCTAGCAAGCATGCTGTGACAGTGTCCTTCTTCTATGATGCCAACCGCAACGCCTATCGTATTATTAGTGTGGGTGGAACCAAA GCAATTATCAACTGCACTGTTACACCAAGCATGACATTTACTAAGACATCTCAGAAGTTTGGTCAGTGGGCCGACAGCAGAGCCAATACTGTCTATGGACTGGGTTTTGCCACGGAACAGCAGTTGCATCAg ttttcagaGAAGTTCAAGGAGGTTAAAGATGCTGCTCGTTTGGCCCGAGAAAAATCTCAGGACAAAGAACTAGCCAACACGGCTCTCACAATTGCAGCCCCTCAG TTCTCACAG GACCTCTCGGATGAACTCCAGTCTCCCCCAGTGATGTGTGTGAATGGACCAGAGGATAAGCTGTTTCGCAGCCAGAGTGCAGATATCACCCTGGCCTCTGAGAAGGAGAGAATTAAGAAGATGCTGTCGGAAGG atcTATTTGTGAGATTAACCTGGAAGCTGAGCTTTTCACTCTACAGGACAGTAACTCTAAGTTGGTGGCGGCTTTGCATGAGGCCAACGCTAATGTGGAACAATGGAAGAGACAATTAGCAGCTTATCAGGGGGAGACTGAAAGACTCAGAGAAcag GTTTCTGAACTAGAAGCCCATGGAGGCCAGGGACCCAGCGAGCTGCTGAAGGACGAGCTAACCCAgtccctggaggagctggaggcctTGCTGAAGGCCAAAGATGAG GAAATGGAGATGCGAAGCTCAGAGTTGGAGCGTCGCATCCAGAACACAGAGCAGACACTAAGTAATTCTCTGGAGGAACGAGATCGCATGGATACTGAGATCCAGAGGGCCATAGAAATTCTGGACATTAAGATCTTTGACCTGAACGATCTTCGGCAAAGCCTTGTTAAACTTCTTGACAAATAA